One stretch of Veillonellaceae bacterium DNA includes these proteins:
- a CDS encoding Ku protein — protein MPRPMWSGSISFGLVNIPIKLYSTVKRKSLQFHQLRRGDGCRIRLKKVCSADNSEVANEDIVKGYEISPDRYVIVSPDELEALYPKASRSIEIEDFVLLEQIDPIYFEQSYYLVPDKGAGKAYSLLLEAMRQSQKVAVAKMVLRNKQHLTTIRPNGRALTLSTMHFADEIVSQDQLDDLPAEDNKPEKRELAVALQLVESLSSDFNPAKYHDEYRDKVLEMIEKKAEGQDLVTQQPIAEPGAKVIDLMAALEASLSALKKNPAKPPPKSAKPRRKKASAQ, from the coding sequence AAATCGCTGCAGTTTCATCAGCTACGCCGCGGCGACGGATGCCGTATACGTTTGAAAAAAGTATGTTCTGCTGATAATAGCGAAGTCGCCAACGAGGATATTGTGAAAGGCTATGAAATCTCACCCGACCGGTATGTAATAGTCTCTCCTGACGAGCTAGAGGCCTTATATCCTAAAGCGTCTCGCAGCATTGAAATCGAAGACTTCGTGCTGCTTGAGCAAATAGACCCAATTTATTTTGAACAATCCTATTACCTAGTGCCTGACAAAGGAGCCGGTAAAGCTTATAGTCTATTACTTGAGGCTATGCGGCAATCCCAAAAGGTAGCAGTCGCCAAAATGGTATTGCGCAATAAACAGCATCTCACAACCATTAGGCCTAATGGCCGGGCGCTGACACTCTCAACAATGCATTTTGCCGATGAAATAGTAAGCCAAGACCAACTTGACGATTTACCTGCAGAAGATAACAAACCTGAAAAGCGCGAGCTTGCTGTTGCTCTTCAGCTCGTTGAATCGCTGTCGTCAGATTTTAACCCGGCAAAATATCATGATGAGTATCGTGATAAGGTCCTTGAAATGATAGAAAAGAAAGCTGAAGGCCAGGACCTTGTTACGCAGCAGCCTATCGCTGAGCCAGGTGCTAAGGTCATTGACCTTATGGCGGCATTAGAGGCCTCACTATCAGCTCTCAAGAAAAACCCTGCAAAACCTCCACCAAAATCAGCAAAACCGAGGAGGAAAAAAGCCAGTGCCCAGTAA
- a CDS encoding DUF362 domain-containing protein — MSAKVYFLPLADGLPEAEQANAMRKVLELSDAAQVIDENDFVAIKLHVGEHKNTTHIKPALIREIVEKVKQKRALPFLTETSTLYKGERENAVKHLMHAHRHGFGIDNVGAPFIMADGLTGNSEYEVIIEGKLHNSVKVAREIMAADALIVVSHPTGHVAAGLGACIKNLGMGLASRMGKMRQHSKMSPEVLNSCRFCQKCIKWCPENAIIEKNGKAYIMTDKCIGCGECLAVCRFDAVKYDWGAESGYMQRSMAEHAYGVVKEKAGKCIFFNVLIDMTKDCDCFNVKQDKMIPDIGILVSTDPVAVEKATMDLTAKAHGKNLAEMAYKHHDAMIQIQHAAEIGMGSLDYELVTL, encoded by the coding sequence ATGTCTGCCAAAGTTTATTTTTTACCGCTTGCAGACGGTCTGCCTGAAGCGGAACAGGCGAATGCTATGCGCAAAGTGCTTGAACTTTCGGACGCAGCCCAAGTTATTGACGAAAATGATTTTGTAGCTATAAAGCTCCATGTAGGTGAACATAAAAACACAACTCATATTAAACCTGCACTGATACGTGAAATTGTTGAGAAAGTAAAGCAAAAAAGAGCTTTACCTTTTCTAACGGAGACATCTACATTATACAAAGGCGAAAGAGAAAATGCTGTCAAGCATTTAATGCATGCTCACCGCCACGGTTTTGGAATTGATAACGTTGGGGCACCGTTCATAATGGCTGATGGTCTAACCGGCAACAGCGAATACGAAGTTATTATTGAAGGAAAGTTACATAATTCAGTCAAAGTCGCTCGTGAGATTATGGCTGCAGATGCCCTGATTGTTGTTTCACATCCGACTGGCCATGTTGCTGCAGGGCTAGGAGCATGTATAAAGAATCTTGGCATGGGTCTGGCGAGTCGAATGGGTAAAATGCGTCAGCACTCAAAGATGTCGCCAGAAGTACTTAATAGCTGCAGGTTTTGCCAAAAGTGCATTAAGTGGTGTCCAGAAAACGCTATTATTGAAAAAAACGGCAAAGCTTATATTATGACTGACAAGTGTATTGGCTGCGGTGAATGTTTGGCCGTATGCCGTTTCGATGCAGTAAAGTATGACTGGGGCGCAGAATCGGGCTATATGCAGCGCAGCATGGCCGAACATGCTTATGGCGTTGTTAAAGAGAAGGCCGGAAAATGCATATTTTTCAACGTCCTAATCGATATGACTAAGGACTGTGACTGTTTTAATGTTAAGCAGGATAAAATGATACCTGATATTGGCATACTTGTTTCTACTGATCCCGTAGCAGTTGAAAAAGCAACTATGGATTTGACTGCAAAGGCGCATGGTAAAAATTTAGCCGAAATGGCATATAAGCACCATGACGCAATGATTCAGATACAGCACGCAGCCGAAATAGGCATGGGGTCACTTGACTATGAATTAGTAACACTTTAA
- the pckA gene encoding phosphoenolpyruvate carboxykinase (ATP) — MELNERASEIIKGVNKVYYNLSPAELVEVALSKKEGILTSTGAFRVETGKYTGRSPNDKFIVDAPTVHNDIDWNSNRPFSVEKFDKLYNRMLAYVQNREVFVFDGFAGADESNRIKVRFINEFAWQNLFVHQLFVRPDTVPENVNPDYKVICLPGFKANPEIDGTNSEAFVVLNFEQRMVLIGGTHYAGEMKKSIFTVMNYILPKRGIMSMHCSANAGTNGDTALFFGLSGTGKTTLSADPDRRLIGDDEHGWSEAGIFNIEGGCYAKCINLRKETEPQIWEAIKFGAVLENVVVDGDSRIADYDDQSITENTRTAYPIEYIPNALVPSTGGHPKTVVFLTADAFGVLPPIAKLTKEQAMYHFLSGYTSKLAGTERGITEPQATFSTCFGAPFLPLSPLVYAKLLGDNLEKHNTNVFLINTGWSGGPYGVGKRMKLNYTRAMVTAATEGKLNDVKYELDPIFNVYIPTECPNVPSEVLQPRNTWTNKEDYDRQAHKLANLFVRNFAKFKEDMPEEIVNAGPKL, encoded by the coding sequence ATCGAACTCAATGAAAGAGCTAGTGAAATTATAAAGGGCGTTAACAAAGTTTATTACAACTTAAGCCCGGCGGAATTAGTTGAAGTGGCGCTCTCCAAGAAAGAAGGCATATTAACTTCGACTGGCGCGTTTCGTGTTGAGACAGGCAAATATACAGGACGTTCACCAAATGATAAGTTTATTGTTGATGCGCCGACGGTACATAATGATATTGACTGGAATAGCAACAGGCCATTTTCCGTAGAGAAGTTTGATAAACTTTACAACCGGATGTTGGCTTATGTTCAAAATAGGGAAGTCTTTGTTTTTGATGGTTTTGCTGGTGCCGATGAAAGCAACCGCATAAAAGTAAGATTTATTAACGAATTTGCGTGGCAGAACTTATTTGTGCATCAATTGTTTGTTCGTCCTGATACTGTTCCTGAGAATGTAAATCCGGATTATAAGGTTATCTGCTTACCAGGGTTCAAGGCAAATCCTGAGATCGATGGAACAAATTCGGAAGCTTTTGTTGTTCTGAACTTTGAACAGCGGATGGTTTTAATAGGCGGCACCCATTATGCCGGTGAAATGAAAAAATCTATTTTCACTGTCATGAATTACATTTTACCTAAGCGTGGTATCATGTCGATGCATTGCTCAGCAAACGCCGGTACAAACGGCGATACAGCACTGTTCTTTGGCTTGAGTGGAACCGGCAAGACTACGTTATCAGCTGATCCGGATCGCCGTCTAATCGGTGACGACGAGCATGGCTGGAGCGAAGCGGGAATCTTTAATATTGAAGGAGGATGTTACGCAAAGTGCATCAACCTTCGTAAAGAGACCGAACCGCAAATTTGGGAGGCTATAAAATTTGGTGCTGTTCTTGAGAATGTAGTAGTCGATGGGGACAGCAGAATCGCCGATTATGATGATCAATCTATAACCGAAAATACCCGAACAGCATATCCAATAGAATATATCCCTAACGCGCTTGTGCCTAGCACTGGCGGACATCCAAAGACAGTTGTGTTTCTAACAGCAGATGCTTTTGGCGTATTGCCTCCTATTGCCAAACTCACCAAGGAACAGGCAATGTATCACTTCTTATCAGGATATACCAGTAAGTTAGCCGGTACGGAGCGGGGAATTACAGAACCGCAAGCTACTTTTTCCACTTGTTTTGGGGCGCCTTTCTTACCGCTTTCGCCATTGGTATACGCTAAGTTACTTGGCGATAATTTGGAAAAGCATAACACTAATGTTTTCCTCATTAACACTGGATGGTCTGGCGGGCCGTATGGCGTAGGTAAGCGGATGAAATTAAATTATACGCGGGCTATGGTAACTGCGGCAACTGAAGGTAAGCTCAACGATGTGAAGTATGAACTTGATCCTATTTTCAATGTCTATATTCCTACCGAATGTCCAAATGTTCCGTCGGAGGTTCTACAGCCGCGTAATACTTGGACGAATAAGGAAGACTATGACCGACAAGCTCACAAATTGGCTAATCTTTTTGTTAGGAATTTTGCTAAGTTTAAAGAAGATATGCCGGAAGAGATTGTGAATGCCGGTCCTAAACTATAA
- a CDS encoding ATP-dependent DNA ligase codes for MLITIDGVELKVSNLDKVFYAESGFTKGQVIDYYIRIAPALLPHLEGRPLTLKRYPNGAASNFFYQKECPASRPKWLPTVPVWSERNKRAVNFCLVENLPALVWAANLAALELHTSLSLADNIMRPTMLVFDLDPGPPATIIECTQVALCLRDFFNRLNLQSFPKTSGSKGLQVYVPLNTKTSYDQTKHFAHTLAKMLESKHPALIVSNMRKNLRTGKVFVDWSQNDDHKTTVCVYSMRARALPTVSTPVTWDEVETAYETKNAQSLIFTSDQVLERFSRLGDLFQPVLTLKQHLPKLDSKSDC; via the coding sequence ATCCTAATAACAATAGATGGTGTTGAACTTAAGGTTTCAAATCTGGATAAAGTTTTTTATGCCGAATCCGGCTTTACAAAAGGGCAAGTAATTGATTATTATATTCGAATTGCTCCAGCTTTGCTTCCCCACTTAGAGGGACGGCCGCTAACTTTGAAACGGTATCCGAACGGGGCCGCCAGTAATTTTTTTTATCAAAAAGAGTGTCCAGCGTCCCGTCCCAAATGGCTACCAACCGTACCTGTTTGGAGTGAAAGAAATAAACGAGCAGTAAATTTCTGTCTTGTAGAAAATCTCCCGGCCCTAGTCTGGGCAGCGAACCTAGCAGCTCTAGAACTTCACACTTCGTTATCACTCGCTGATAATATTATGCGTCCCACAATGTTGGTTTTCGACCTTGATCCAGGCCCGCCCGCAACAATAATTGAATGTACGCAAGTCGCACTGTGCCTACGTGATTTCTTTAACAGGCTAAACTTACAGAGCTTTCCCAAAACTTCTGGCTCGAAAGGCTTGCAAGTCTATGTACCGCTAAATACCAAAACGAGCTATGACCAAACTAAACATTTTGCCCACACGCTAGCTAAAATGTTAGAAAGCAAGCATCCGGCTCTTATTGTTTCTAATATGCGAAAGAATCTGCGTACTGGTAAAGTATTTGTTGACTGGAGTCAGAACGATGATCATAAAACTACCGTTTGCGTATATTCAATGCGAGCTCGCGCGCTTCCTACCGTTTCCACCCCCGTAACCTGGGATGAGGTAGAGACGGCATATGAAACTAAAAATGCTCAATCTTTAATATTTACCTCCGACCAAGTGCTTGAACGTTTTTCCCGGCTAGGGGACTTATTTCAGCCGGTTCTTACCCTCAAGCAGCACCTTCCAAAGCTAGATAGCAAAAGCGACTGCTAA
- a CDS encoding threonine synthase: protein MYISTRGGEGKYSAAEAIKLGMASDGGLFVPDALVQFDLQQLQALGDYSYQQRALAVLNPYLPDYSQEEIEACINRAYNESKFDCKEIAPLISAGDDKYVLELWHGPTSAFKDMALQILPQLLSIALSKTGETDEIVILVATSGDTGKAALEGFKDVEQTKIIVFYPQDGVSQIQRLQMITQQGSNVSVAAVKGNFDDAQTGVKKIFNDQVYKRELAERGFRLSSANSINWGRLLPQIVYYFSAYADLVKQKRVKIGQPVNFVVPTGNFGNILAGYYAKMMGLPIKKLICASNHNNVLTEFFRTGRYDRRREFHKTISPSMDILISSNLERLLYHITNKNTALISEWMNKLSVEGYYEIGYDYLADLNEIFWADWVDDEKTIETIRRVYHTSSYLIDPHTAVAWEAGDKYRAQTGDNTPLVVLSTASPFKFNDSVLAAIADINDVTKLQNEFDMLDQISRITSLEIPTGLKNLKTDAIRHTGICAKEEMQQLVSNVLFT from the coding sequence ATGTATATTAGTACAAGGGGTGGAGAAGGGAAGTATAGCGCCGCAGAGGCGATTAAATTAGGAATGGCCAGTGATGGAGGCCTTTTTGTTCCGGACGCTCTGGTTCAGTTTGATCTACAACAACTGCAAGCCTTAGGAGATTATTCGTACCAGCAAAGAGCATTAGCTGTTTTAAACCCATATTTGCCTGATTATAGTCAAGAGGAAATTGAGGCATGCATTAATCGAGCGTATAATGAGTCGAAATTTGATTGTAAAGAAATAGCGCCCCTTATCTCTGCTGGTGATGATAAGTATGTTTTGGAATTGTGGCACGGACCAACAAGTGCATTTAAAGATATGGCACTGCAAATATTACCGCAGCTTTTATCTATTGCATTGTCCAAAACAGGCGAAACAGACGAAATCGTAATACTTGTCGCGACATCCGGGGATACTGGTAAAGCGGCTTTAGAAGGATTTAAAGATGTCGAGCAAACGAAGATCATTGTTTTTTACCCGCAGGATGGTGTTAGCCAAATCCAGCGCTTGCAAATGATAACCCAGCAAGGCAGTAATGTTTCAGTAGCCGCTGTTAAAGGCAATTTTGATGATGCTCAAACCGGTGTTAAGAAAATTTTCAATGATCAAGTGTATAAAAGAGAGTTAGCTGAGCGTGGTTTCCGGTTGTCATCAGCCAATTCTATAAACTGGGGCAGGCTATTGCCACAGATTGTTTACTATTTCAGTGCTTACGCAGATCTAGTTAAACAGAAGCGGGTTAAGATAGGACAGCCTGTTAATTTCGTTGTTCCAACCGGCAACTTTGGCAATATTCTAGCAGGTTATTATGCAAAAATGATGGGTTTGCCGATTAAAAAGTTAATTTGCGCATCTAATCACAACAACGTTTTAACAGAGTTCTTTAGGACAGGCCGATATGATCGCCGGCGAGAGTTCCATAAGACAATTTCTCCATCGATGGATATTTTAATATCTAGCAATTTAGAGCGATTGTTGTATCACATTACGAATAAGAATACAGCATTAATATCTGAATGGATGAATAAGTTGTCTGTAGAAGGCTATTATGAAATTGGGTATGATTATTTAGCTGATCTTAATGAAATCTTTTGGGCTGATTGGGTAGACGATGAAAAGACAATCGAAACGATCCGCCGAGTCTACCACACTTCAAGTTATCTAATTGACCCGCACACTGCCGTAGCATGGGAAGCCGGAGATAAGTACCGAGCGCAGACGGGCGACAATACACCATTAGTAGTATTATCTACAGCCAGCCCTTTTAAATTTAATGATAGTGTTTTAGCAGCAATTGCTGATATTAATGACGTTACCAAGCTCCAAAATGAATTTGACATGCTTGACCAAATCTCACGGATTACCAGCTTAGAGATTCCTACTGGGCTTAAAAATTTAAAAACAGATGCTATCCGGCATACTGGGATTTGTGCTAAGGAAGAAATGCAACAATTAGTTAGTAATGTCTTATTTACATAA
- the ybaK gene encoding Cys-tRNA(Pro) deacylase encodes MKKTNAARILDNLKISYKLSEYKVEESDLSAESVARKIGMPAKQVFKTLVARGDKTGVLMACIPGSAELNLKALAQESANKKVEMVHLKEVLGLTGYIRGGVSPLGAKKRYPVFLDESCLEWPTIAISAGIRGCQIVVNPNDLAGVVEAKLCSIAVWE; translated from the coding sequence TTGAAAAAAACTAACGCGGCTAGGATTTTAGATAATCTTAAGATTTCATATAAGTTGTCTGAATATAAGGTGGAAGAGAGCGACCTTAGCGCTGAAAGTGTTGCACGGAAGATAGGTATGCCAGCCAAGCAAGTTTTTAAAACCTTAGTGGCACGCGGTGATAAGACCGGTGTGTTAATGGCATGTATACCGGGTTCTGCTGAACTCAATCTTAAAGCGCTTGCTCAGGAAAGTGCCAATAAAAAGGTAGAGATGGTACATCTTAAAGAAGTTTTGGGACTAACAGGTTATATTAGGGGCGGTGTTTCGCCGCTCGGTGCCAAAAAACGATACCCTGTGTTTTTGGATGAAAGCTGTTTAGAATGGCCGACAATTGCCATCAGCGCAGGCATCCGCGGTTGTCAGATTGTCGTAAACCCTAACGATCTGGCGGGAGTTGTCGAGGCTAAATTATGCTCGATAGCTGTTTGGGAATAA